Below is a genomic region from Neovison vison isolate M4711 chromosome 9, ASM_NN_V1, whole genome shotgun sequence.
aaaaaaaaaaaagaatagacagatCCTAATTCTGACAATAGGCAAATCTGTTGCTGAAGGTGGGCCAACTAAGGAAGGATCCGTCTTATGACTGAACATTGACCTAGGCTTTATTCTGTCTGGATggggagtaattttttttttttagattttgtttatttatttctttgacagagatcacaagtaggcaaagagacaggcagagaaagagggggaagcaggctccctgttgagcagagatccATCCATGAACCCtgaatatgacctgagctaaaggcagagactgtaacgcactgagccacccaggtgccccggattaaCACTTTTTTAACAAGTTCCTTCCAAATGTAATCAACGTTTAACAAGGCTTGAAATTTTTGTAGTTGTATAAATAGGATCAGTTTGGGGATTCCCCTCTCTAAGAATCTAGGAAAGCCCAGATTAAATGAAATTTCTATGCATTTACATCAAAAAGAAGTAATTTACAGCATTTTCCCATGCTCATCATAGAGCAGAGGAAAAGCCCTCCTTCACGGGATTACCTCTGCTGGGCTCAGGTCCCCTCTATCACCACCTTGCTCCAAAGACTTGGACgggtcacttcccctctctgggcctcaatgcAGTATTTGTAAGCCCTCTTCCAGTCCTGACCGTCCCCCATCTAAGATCTAACCACACTCCTACCGATTATCTCTTATGCACCTATGTTGTCCTGTTCTGCAGCACACAGTGATGATGTACCAGATGCCTGAGACTTTTCTCAAGAAAGCCTTTGCTGTGTTTGTCCTTGGCTAATGACAGAAGGGATTGCACATGGAAAAAGGCAATTGGTCCTCCCCTGTGGCGGGGTTCATTCTTCTGGGCCTCTCAGCGCACCCTAAACTAGAAAAAATGTTCTTTGTGCTCATCCTCCTGATGTACCTGGTGATCTTACTGGGCAATGGGGTCCTCATCCTCGTGACCGTCCTTGACTCCCGCCTGcacacacccatgtacttcttcctgggGAACCTCTCCTTCCTGGACATCTGCTACACAACCTCCTCAGTCCCTCTATTCCTAGATGGCTTCCTCAATCCTAGGAAAACCATCTCCTTCTCAGCCTGTGCCGTGCAGATGTTTCTCTCCTTTGCTATGGCAGGGACAGAGTGTGTGCTTCTGGGCATGATGGCATTtgatcgctatgtggccatctgtaacccCCTGAGGTACCCTGTGGTCATGAGCAAGGCTGCCTATGTGCCCATGGCAGCCAGCTCCTGGGCTATTGGTGGTACGGCTTCTGTGGTACACACATCTTTGACAATTCAGCTGCCTTTCTGTGGGGACAATGTCATCAACCACTTCACCTGTGAAATCCTGGCTGTCCTGAAGTTGGCCTGTGCTGACATCTCCATCAATGTGATCAGCATGGGGGTGACCAACGTGATCTTCCTGGGGGCCCCAGTTCTCTTCATCTCCATCTCTTATGTGTTCATCATTGTTACCATCCTGAGGATCCCCTCAgctgaggggaggagaaaggccTTCTCCACCTGCTCTGCCCACTTCACTGTGGTGGTCATCTTCTATGGGACCTTACTTTTCATGTACGGGAAGCCCAAGTCTAAGGATTCCCTGGGGGCAGACAAACAGGACCTTTCAGACAAGCTCATCCCCCTCTTTTATGGGTTGGTGATCCCCATGCTCAACCCCATCATCTACAGCCTCAGGAACAAGGATGTGAAGGCTGCTATGAGGAACCTGGTGGGTCAGAAATGTTTCGCCCAGTGATGGAGGGATCCTCTGTGTTCCCACCCTATGGGATAAAGGACTTCTCATCATTATAGTTGCCATCTGATAGACAAGTCACGTGATCCAGAATCCTCTCTTGCCCTTCTGTCCATTTTCAGAGAACGTTTAACTTTTCAGTGTATACACTGAACATCTTGTGAGTACATCTTGTGAGTTCTAGCCATACAGCTGAGAGTTTTGACAGATGCCACACAACAGATCTCTAATTGAATACACAAAGACATTCTGAACACATGATAAAAACGAAGGAGAGAGGCATCATCAAAGCGAGTTTGGTGAATGGCCTGCACTGTGTCTAGCTATACACCCAGTGCATGGAGGAGAGAGGGCGCTCCCAGCACTGTTGCCATCCCTCTTGGATTCCCCAGGAGAGTCACAGGAACAAGGAGGAAGTGGGAATTTTCATTTTGGACTGTTTTTGGAAGACAGTCAGTTTGGCTGAAGTAtaagaagagacaaagacaagTTCTCCACATAGAGAGCTTTTGGGTGGGAACAAGCTATTCTGAACAGCCCATTTCTTCTTAGctatgagaaaattgaggctatTTTTTCTCAGTGCACTTCACATTATGAAACACTACTTGTAAGTTAACGGCAAGAAAGGGTATAGAGTTGAATTTGATGCTCATCACTTACAGCAATTCCCATTAAAAAAAGCTAGTATTTGTTTGGTTAATAACTCACattctagaaaaaagaaagatgacagagatagagatagacagacagatagacagagGCTAAGTATATTTGAAGTCTTTGGGGGCCTAACATTTAACACCTTTCTTTGGTCCAGGACTTCTCAAAGCATAATATGCCACAGTCCACTGTGAATGTTCAAGAGACATAAACTTGGTAACATTTCCTGAGCCTCCATAGCTCAGCAGGATAAAAACTGGGAAGTTTTTCCTTACCTATGACCTTCGGTGGGTTGCCTAACCTTTTACAGtccatttcttcatattttaacatCTAACCACTTAATTTCACACGAATTACTTATTATAAACAATTGCTTTCTAAATGGTAAGCACAATAGAATTATTAGATGCCAGTTTTGGTCATATCATGAATGTTGCCCAGTGCTGTGTGCCATGTGGAACAGAGTAAGACACCGTCCCTATATAGAGCAATAGACACACAAGGTAAATGAGAGATTCAGAGGTGTCAGCAGTTAAATAGAAGCATTTTTATGTCAAGTTCTATGAAATTCTTTGAATATGGCTGACTTCATAAAAAGAGAATTTGGAAAGTGAATTCTTTTTTGAGAAcagattttggaagttttttttttggtttttttttttcataaaacaaacTTTTATATAACTGAAGGATCCTTCCTGGGACTATTTAATtgcctttacaaaaaaaaaaaaacacaacagaatagAATGAAATTCCAGTGTTCCAAATCAACTTGTTATACATCAATATAAACCCACAGTGTCCTGGCAAACAACatgctttcattttctgtctcaTCCTAGAGTTCTTGATCAAgtgatatttacattttcttatatttcttagaATGAATTGCCTAAGGATGAGTGTTTGTTTAATAAAATTTCTGATTCTAATGTTAGTCCTGTTACTACTTTCTACTTTGCACCAGGAGGGAACAATCTTGCTCTTTCAAATACACAAATGCCATCTAGTGGCCATTTAAGCAAACTTCAGACACTTAGTAGAGCCATGCAATATCATTGTTAGAAGAGGTTTCAGGGATTTTCTTGTTCAACCCTATGCACAGGATGCGTGCTGTTCCTCTCCAATGTCCCTGACCCTAGTCAAGTGTCATTTCTTGGACATCTCCAGTAACAAAGAATTCAGTACTTCCAGAGTCTAGCTTTTTCGTTCAGCCCTTGCAAACTCTTCCTCGAATATGCTTAACTCTACCCTCCAATAGCTTCTACCTTCACTCCTAATTAGGTTTAGTGCCTCTACATGAGATGTACCcaatctctttccttcttctttgtgaAGGTATTCTGGTCTCCTAAATCCTCTGCAGCCCACACAGCGCCAGTCCTTCCTCCTATGCCAAATGTTCTTTGTGCATAACTTCGTGATCTATTTAGTGCTCCTACTGGGCAATGGAGTCCTCATCCTGGGGACTGTGTCTAACTACTACGAGCACATGATCATGTACTTCTTCCCTGGGAAACACTCCTTCTTGTAGATCCACTGCACAACCACCTCAGGCCCCTTCATTCTCAACAGCTTCCTAATCTGCAGGAAAACCATCCCCTCCTCTGCCTAGGTGTGCAGATGGTTATCTCCTTTGCCATGAGAGCCACAGAGTGTGCACTTCTGGGCATGATGGCATTTGATCTCTATCTGGCCATCTGTAACATCCTCAGGTACCTACTGGTGATGAACAAGCTGCCTATGTGCCCATGACTGTCAGCTCCTGGACAGCCAGAAGCATGACTGCCATGGTGAAAACATCTTTAGGGACATGATTACCCTCCTGTGAGGACAACTTCATCAACCAATTTACCTGTGACATCCTGGCTGTCCTGAAGTTGGTCTGTACTGACATCTCATCAATGTTATTGATCACTATGGCACTGGCCAATGTGATCTTTCTGGGCATTTCAGCTCACTACACTTTCATCTCCTATATGATTATGATTGCTACCAACCTGAGGATACCCCcagctcagagaaggaaaaaggccTTTTCtacctgctctgcctacttcacACTCATGGTTCTACAGAACTATGCTCTTTGTGTATGGAAGGCCAAAATCCAAGGACCCCACTGGGGGCAGACAAGCAGGATGTTTCAGACAAGCTCACCTCCCTCTTCTATGGGGAGGTGCTCCCTATGTAGATGACCCCATCATCTACAGCCTCAGGAACAAGGATGTGAAGGCCACTGTGAAGAACCTTGTCCTACGCAAACACGTCATCCAGTGATGGTGGAGGGGTCCTGATAGATCTCTATTCCCTAGTTTCTCTCACCTGAGGGGCTCAGAGGATAAGATAAAGGGCCAATTTCGCCAAAGGTACATAGTCATACCCGATTACACAGAATGCTTTGTGTGAATAGGAAGCATTTAATAGGAACTTTCTGTCCCATTCTAGAAGCACTTCTACACAAGTATATATCATTGGTCAAGCCCTTATACTCCTCTATCCTTGGGATGAATACTGAGCTATTTGATGTCAGGGAAAATAACTcttcaagttttaattttaacttataaAATCACTAGGCTATAGATCTATAATTCAATTGCTCCCTGGCCTCTTTCTTTGAACATGTTTGGATGGGTACTTGAGTCATGGACCTTTCAACATATCCTACTCCATATTAAACAACAGTAATATTTATCTCTGTGCtcattgtttctttctccttattttcatattaattcCTAAAACTGTTTCTTGAATTGTTCTCTTCCTGTGTCTCCAAAATTGACCTCTGTTCTTGTCCTCAGTCATGGTCCCCACCAGAAAACCATTCACACCTCAGGAGCACAGAGGAGAGTGCATAGGTGGTGGCAAAACTGATGTAAGGGTCAAACACCCAGGCCATGCATGCAACCAACTGATGACCATCAATCGCTTTTCTGCCCAAGAATACCCAACCCTAcatggcagtcagagggagagggaggtgatGTTCACTAGCAGACACCTAAGAATAAACCCCTGACTTGTGAGAAATTCCAAGCCACTTCCCAATAGTGAGCAATCTAGAAGTCCAGTTAAAAGAATGAGCGGGATGGAAAGCCTCCGAGAGCTGACATGAACTTTTATCCCAATAGGGAGGAAATAAACTAGTCCTCAAAACAAACAGCCTTTCCTGGGAAAGAGTTATTGCAGGAAGATGGTAAGACAGTGAAGAAAAATCTCAGTGGGTTCTGTGTGGAATTTGGGAGGCCATTGGATCACTAAAAACAAAAGCCATTGATCAAAGAGAAGGTAGGAGCAGAAAAGGTGACTAGGAGATAAAAATTTGTCCTGGGGAAAAAATTGACATTGTCGGTCAAATAAAATCCAGGAGAAAGTATTTAAAAGTAGACAAAACAATACTTAaaactgaacttttaaaataaaaagaacctaaGTTTCTCTCCAaggctgagagagaaaaaagaagagagagagagagcaagacagagaagtTGGCTAATTAAGAACAGGTAGGAGACATTAAAGGTACACCACAGTAATCCATTAAGTAATTCAGgaggagaaaacagaacagatgaaagacaaataacaaaggaggagaaaaacatTTCACTGAACAGAAATTCTGCATGTTGATTCATAAAATGTTCATCAATCACCAGGCAAGAATTGTACCAAAAGACCTACCTATATACAGTCCATCCAAAGGTAAGTTGTAATTCTCATATATGCCAAAAGAATTCTATGAGTTTTCCACAGCATAAAACTGTACTTCCCAACAAGGACCAAGAATCTGGCTGCTGctggcctgcttctctgctgccCTAAATGTAGATGCCAGAGGAACAAGGCTGACAGAGTGCTGAGGGAAAGGCACTGAGAATCCGAATTCTACACACCCTGACCATTGCACCAATATGACACTTGAAAAGACATTGTTGGCACGTGCAAATCCAGACAGCACACACCCCTATTATCCCTTAttcaaaaagattttgtttataaagTTCTCCCAACAAATAGCTACAAATAAATAATGGAGGGACTGGGACCTATACGGTAAGTAAGACACAGTAGAGGATGTCTAAATGTCTGAAGACCAACAAAGTCTTGGAGGGGTGGGtcgtggggggttgggtgagcctgatgggggatattaaggagggcacgtatttcatggagcatgggtgtgatgcataaacattggctcttggaacactgaaaaaataaaataaaattttaaaaagtctaatgaACACCTGATACCAAATGTGCTAAgacaaatatatgaagaaattatgAGGAAATGCATCGAGGTAAACAGTGACAACAAAGCAATGGTGTAACTCTAGGTACAATTGTAGATGACTTTATTAAGCTTAGAAACTTAGAAAAAGATGTATAGTTATATCCCATTGAAGGTCTCATCTTAAGAAGGATGTGGTGGGAAAGGGAATCTTATAATATATGAGTATAATGCATTGatactaaaataacaaaaattattaatgtgcttgttgaggggcacctgggggttcagtcagttagcagatgcctttggctcaagtcatgatcccatggccctgagatggAATCAAGTTTCTGGCTCACCACTCAACAGCTCAActcagagtttgcttctccctcccgctCTGCCCCAACTCTGCTTGTcgtctctctctcatgctctctctcttagataaatggaatattgaaaaaaatgtatgctCGTGGAAATCTTAAGAGAAATACCAGTAGACAAGTATTAGCATGAAGACATTTGAAATAATAGGAGGATTatgaatgagcaaagaaaattgATCAAATGAAAAAGTCATACACTGAACCTGAATAGATTTAAATCAATGCATATTAAATACATGGTACATAATATCCAGTTTTTTAAGGGACTTCAAGGTTTCTAACATTAGCATAGATTAGGAGATCTATTGCAACCATTTTATAAATAGATTCAAGAGGAAAAAGTGATCTCATGAACAGATGTTGATAAGTCACTTGATAAAACTTAACATtgatttctgactttttaaaaggagcacatttcaggggcacctgggtggttcagtgggttaaagcttctgccttcgactcgggtcatgatcccagagtcctgggtcgacccccacatcgggctctctgctcagcagagagcatgcttcctcctcctctctctctctctatctgtctatttgtgatctctgtctgtcaaataaataaacaaaatcttaaaaatcaaaaaaaaaagaaaagtggcaCACTTCAACAGAGAAAACTCCCCCTGACATGAAATAAAGTATCAGAACATCAGCAAGCAGCATGTCTACGACTTGGATGAGGACACCAGCTTTCAATGTCTACATCACTTTGCAGTTTAGATAATTAGATGAAATGAGGACAACAAGGAacataaatattgaaaagaaggaaaaaccacAAATGTtgtttaactgaaaaaaatttactcAAATGCCAAAACTACAAGAAATAacaagacaggggcgcctgggtggctcagtggtttaagccactgccttctgctcaggtcatgatctcagggtcctgggatcgagtcccgcatcgggctctctgctcagcggggagcctgcttcctcctctctctctttgcctgcctctc
It encodes:
- the LOC122916904 gene encoding olfactory receptor 2S2-like, translating into MYYTSLEKGDLEHMEKGNWSSPVAGFILLGLSAHPKLEKMFFVLILLMYLVILLGNGVLILVTVLDSRLHTPMYFFLGNLSFLDICYTTSSVPLFLDGFLNPRKTISFSACAVQMFLSFAMAGTECVLLGMMAFDRYVAICNPLRYPVVMSKAAYVPMAASSWAIGGTASVVHTSLTIQLPFCGDNVINHFTCEILAVLKLACADISINVISMGVTNVIFLGAPVLFISISYVFIIVTILRIPSAEGRRKAFSTCSAHFTVVVIFYGTLLFMYGKPKSKDSLGADKQDLSDKLIPLFYGLVIPMLNPIIYSLRNKDVKAAMRNLVGQKCFAQ